In Brevibacillus brevis, a genomic segment contains:
- a CDS encoding cold shock domain-containing protein, translated as MQGKVKWFNAEKGFGFIEREDGDDVFVHFSAIQSDGFRTLEEGQAVEFDIVEGDRGPQAANVVKL; from the coding sequence ATGCAAGGCAAAGTTAAATGGTTTAACGCAGAAAAAGGGTTTGGATTTATCGAGCGGGAGGACGGCGACGACGTGTTCGTCCACTTCTCGGCCATTCAGTCCGATGGCTTTCGTACGCTGGAAGAAGGCCAGGCCGTAGAATTTGACATTGTGGAAGGCGATCGCGGCCCACAAGCAGCCAATGTAGTCAAACTGTAG
- a CDS encoding amino acid ABC transporter permease: protein MGLNWGVISQYQELFIRGVQNTILLTTVAVVCGTILGLFIGLGKMSDRVYFKVPAAIYVELFRGTPLFLQILLIHTAVIPGIWGLFFPEAKVPEAIFSGFVSLTLNAAAYIAEIFRAGIQSIDPGQMEAARSLGMTKGMGMRLIVIPQAFMRMLPALGNEFIALLKDSSLLAIISTPELGYAAFSVAKNTFERYPPYLTAGAIYLVLTLFLSRVVVRGLEKRYSPK from the coding sequence ATGGGCTTGAACTGGGGCGTTATCTCGCAATATCAGGAATTATTTATTCGAGGCGTACAAAATACGATTCTCCTGACCACTGTCGCTGTCGTCTGCGGGACCATCCTGGGGTTGTTCATCGGGCTGGGGAAGATGTCGGACAGGGTTTACTTCAAGGTGCCGGCGGCCATTTACGTCGAGCTGTTCCGCGGCACCCCTTTGTTTCTGCAAATCCTGCTGATCCATACTGCCGTCATTCCCGGCATCTGGGGGCTGTTTTTTCCCGAGGCGAAGGTACCGGAAGCCATCTTTTCCGGCTTTGTGTCCTTGACGTTGAACGCAGCGGCGTATATCGCGGAAATTTTCCGAGCAGGGATCCAGTCGATCGATCCCGGGCAGATGGAGGCGGCTCGCTCGCTGGGCATGACGAAAGGGATGGGGATGAGGCTGATCGTCATTCCCCAAGCGTTTATGCGAATGCTTCCTGCGCTGGGGAACGAGTTTATCGCACTTCTCAAAGATTCTTCCTTGCTGGCGATCATCTCGACACCGGAGCTGGGCTATGCGGCTTTCAGCGTAGCGAAAAACACATTCGAGCGCTATCCTCCGTACCTGACCGCCGGTGCCATCTATCTGGTCCTGACCTTGTTCCTCTCGCGCGTCGTCGTCAGAGGCCTGGAGAAACGATATTCCCCCAAATAA
- a CDS encoding basic amino acid ABC transporter substrate-binding protein, producing the protein MKIGKKWLATLALTVGVGLMVSACGSGGQQASGGGSGSGAGAGDKVFVVGTDAAYPPFEKMEGDKITGFDIEVVQAVADAAGFKIEVKNTGWDPLFDGLDKGNVDLGISAVTITEERKQKYDFSDSYFDANQLILLPEDSPVTKLAELKGKKIGVQSATTGEQVVKKAFGDTYEGLKGYDDTPSAVDDFFIGRVDAVVADNAVLQDYAKKVKDKKFKLVKDDTFEVEHYGIIVKKGNTELLNKINQGLKTIKENGKLKEINDKYFGQ; encoded by the coding sequence GTGAAGATCGGGAAAAAGTGGCTGGCAACGTTAGCGTTGACCGTAGGGGTCGGACTGATGGTCTCGGCCTGTGGTTCGGGCGGTCAGCAAGCCTCGGGAGGCGGGTCTGGATCGGGAGCCGGGGCTGGGGACAAAGTTTTCGTAGTGGGAACGGACGCAGCTTATCCTCCTTTTGAAAAAATGGAGGGGGACAAAATCACCGGCTTTGACATCGAAGTAGTCCAGGCGGTAGCAGATGCCGCCGGCTTCAAGATCGAGGTCAAAAACACCGGGTGGGATCCACTGTTTGACGGCCTCGACAAAGGCAATGTCGACTTGGGGATTTCCGCAGTGACGATCACGGAGGAGCGGAAGCAGAAATACGATTTCTCCGATTCCTACTTCGATGCCAATCAGCTGATCCTTCTGCCGGAGGATTCGCCGGTCACCAAGCTGGCTGAGCTGAAGGGCAAGAAGATCGGGGTACAGTCTGCGACGACCGGCGAGCAGGTCGTGAAAAAAGCGTTTGGAGACACATATGAAGGACTCAAGGGCTATGACGATACGCCGTCTGCTGTCGACGACTTCTTTATCGGGCGCGTGGACGCTGTCGTAGCGGACAATGCTGTGCTGCAAGACTACGCGAAAAAAGTGAAGGACAAGAAATTCAAGCTGGTAAAAGACGATACCTTCGAAGTCGAGCACTACGGGATCATCGTGAAAAAGGGCAATACCGAACTGCTGAACAAAATCAACCAGGGGCTGAAAACCATCAAGGAAAACGGCAAGCTGAAGGAAATCAACGACAAGTATTTCGGTCAATAA
- a CDS encoding OmpA family protein encodes MLDDRLYDEKELEKSWLLSYSDLITLLFVIVVIIAASQKANIQVEREEAKKETAQQQATLQQVHESLDLLNLQKLELQREVHELEAKKNSLAGTQSEQPDVPTAKPAPPIGSVDTDAAERDMETVRTQLSSALAELNLDFEETEEGLRIRLPVSILFASGSAELRAQGKQVVGTVAGVLKRFGNRVRIEGYTDDVPIAHSPYKTNWELSTGRAIAVMREMVDEYTLPSSRFTVAGLGEYKPLVDNSNEENRSRNRRVEIIILAEKE; translated from the coding sequence ATGCTTGATGACCGCCTGTACGATGAAAAGGAGCTGGAAAAAAGCTGGCTGCTCAGCTATAGCGACCTGATAACGCTGTTGTTTGTCATTGTGGTGATTATTGCGGCGTCGCAGAAGGCCAATATCCAGGTCGAGCGGGAAGAGGCCAAAAAAGAAACGGCACAGCAGCAGGCGACGCTGCAGCAAGTCCATGAAAGCCTGGACCTGTTGAATCTGCAAAAGCTGGAGCTGCAGCGGGAAGTGCATGAGCTGGAGGCGAAGAAAAACTCGCTGGCGGGGACACAGAGCGAGCAGCCCGATGTGCCAACCGCCAAGCCGGCTCCGCCGATCGGGTCGGTGGACACGGATGCGGCTGAGCGCGATATGGAAACCGTACGGACACAGCTTTCCTCCGCATTGGCCGAATTGAACCTCGATTTTGAAGAGACCGAAGAAGGGCTGAGAATTCGGCTGCCGGTCAGCATCCTGTTCGCGAGCGGTTCGGCGGAGCTGAGAGCGCAAGGCAAGCAAGTCGTCGGGACGGTAGCGGGGGTGCTCAAGCGCTTTGGCAACCGGGTGCGGATCGAAGGGTATACGGACGACGTCCCTATCGCCCACAGTCCGTACAAAACGAACTGGGAGCTCTCGACGGGGCGCGCTATTGCGGTAATGCGGGAAATGGTTGATGAATACACTTTACCTTCCTCGCGATTTACCGTGGCGGGATTGGGCGAATACAAGCCACTCGTGGATAATTCCAACGAGGAGAACCGCTCGCGGAATCGGAGAGTTGAGATTATCATTTTAGCGGAAAAAGAATAA
- a CDS encoding MotA/TolQ/ExbB proton channel family protein, with the protein MNVFQTTKRRSLLLVGAVLLIFIHAVYLNGSLADLLNPTAIELVALAVVISYAIKRKHLDLKKIARLLIHGRESNVEETIKRFYYYALVQKEQGYIALEKELQNEKDSFVQRGSLLAIEGVPEDELRLILENELKGEQYRYQQSAGFFRLISLLAPGMGLVGTLLGMTGVLKSLSDFTVTGHSLSAAVVATLYGALLANLFALPCYYRLMDLYDREMFEKRLFIEGCVGLQRMETPRLLFEKLNSFLPGDQKLVLIKEAGSVKGTIERQDRYA; encoded by the coding sequence ATGAATGTTTTTCAGACCACAAAACGCCGCTCTCTCCTCCTGGTAGGAGCCGTCCTCCTCATCTTCATCCACGCGGTCTACCTGAACGGCAGCCTCGCCGATCTGCTGAACCCGACAGCCATCGAGCTGGTCGCGCTCGCCGTCGTGATTTCCTACGCGATCAAGCGCAAGCATCTCGATCTGAAAAAGATCGCCCGGCTGTTGATCCACGGGCGCGAGAGCAACGTCGAGGAGACGATCAAGCGCTTCTACTATTATGCGCTCGTTCAAAAGGAACAGGGATATATCGCGCTCGAAAAGGAGCTGCAGAACGAGAAGGACTCGTTCGTCCAGCGCGGCAGCCTTCTGGCGATCGAAGGCGTGCCGGAGGACGAGCTGCGCCTCATCCTGGAAAACGAGCTGAAAGGCGAGCAGTACCGCTACCAGCAGTCCGCAGGCTTTTTTCGGCTGATCAGCTTGCTGGCGCCGGGGATGGGGCTCGTGGGGACGTTGCTCGGGATGACCGGGGTCTTGAAATCGCTCTCCGACTTTACGGTGACGGGTCACAGCTTGAGTGCAGCCGTCGTTGCGACGCTGTACGGAGCGCTCCTGGCCAACCTGTTCGCGCTGCCGTGCTACTACCGGCTGATGGATCTGTATGACCGGGAAATGTTTGAAAAGCGCCTGTTTATCGAAGGGTGCGTCGGCTTGCAGCGGATGGAGACGCCGCGCCTGTTGTTCGAAAAACTGAACTCGTTCCTGCCGGGCGATCAGAAGCTGGTGCTGATCAAAGAGGCGGGCAGCGTGAAAGGAACGATTGAAAGGCAGGATCGCTATGCTTGA